The Panicum hallii strain FIL2 chromosome 9, PHallii_v3.1, whole genome shotgun sequence genome has a window encoding:
- the LOC112873090 gene encoding uncharacterized protein LOC112873090 — translation MLEAIGQFGRGLRGPSPYEMGGSFLQKRKQKVLDGFKNHKESWELTGCTIMIDAWTDRKGRGVMNLVVHSAHGVCFLDSVDCSGEKKDGKYIFELVDRYIEDIGEENVVQVVTNNASVNTTAASLLTAKRPSIFWNGCAAHCLDLMLEDIGKLGSVEETIASARQVTVFLYAHTRVLDLMRQYLKKDLVRSGVTRFATAYLSLKSLLDNKKELTRLFRSDQLNEMVYLKKAKGKKANKVVRSESFWKNIDIAVNFFEPIANVLRRMDSDIPAMGFFHGLMVEAKKEISERFDNDESRFKVVWDIIDKRWDNKLKTPLHLAGYYLNPYIYYPKKSEIEHDGSFRAGVIECITKLVENEETQDNIIEQLNTYQDQQGTFGHEIAVRQRRNKNFNPAKWWLNHGTSTPNLRKLASRILNLICSSSACERNWSIFEQVHTKKRNRLHHDRMRDLVFVKFNSKLRNKRESKGKDPLERELDDAVGDNENEFITGIVQDGPSQVDSTHLVPSQLESTPQAQVQEKRKRNVRPKKKRKLRSLQSLLHDAPAEQSSSDSEDGDGDILMESSESGKSHCATDSDD, via the exons ATGCTTGAGGCCATTGGACAGTTTGGTAGAGGTTTGAGAGGGCCTAGCCCTTATGAGATGGGTGGATCTTTCTTACAGAAAAGGAAGCAAAAGGTGCTAGATGGTTTTAAGAACCACAAGGAATCATGGGAGCTCACTGGATGTACAATTATGATAGATGCATGGACAGATAGAAAGGGAAGGGGTGTGATGAATTTAGTTGTGCATAGTGCTCATGGGGTTTGCTTCTTGGATTCAGTGGACTGCTCAGGTGAGAAGAAAGATGGAAAATATATATTTGAGCTTGTGGATAGATACATAGAAGATATTGGAGAGGAAAATGTTGTTCAAGTAGTGACTAATAATGCTAGTGTCAATACAACAGCAGCAAGCTTATTGACGGCAAAGAGGCCCTCAATATTTTGGAATGGATGTGCTGCTCATTGCCTAGATCTCATGCTAGAGGATATTGGAAAGCTTGGATCAGTTGAGGAAACTATTGCTAGTGCAAGACAAGTGACTGTGTTCTTGTATGCTCACACAAGGGTGTTGGATTTGATGAGACAATATCTTAAGAAAGATTTGGTTCGCTCTGGGGTTACTCGCTTTGCCACTGCTTATTTGAGTCTAAAAAGCTTGCTAGACAACAAGAAGGAATTGACAAGGTTATTTAGATCAGACCAACTCAATGAGATGGTTTACTTGAAGAAGGCCAAGGGAAAGAAAGCCAACAAAGTGGTCAGATCTGAAAGCTTTTGGAAAAATATTGATATTGCTGTTAATTTCTTTGAACCAATAGCTAATGTGCTGAGAAGAATGGACAGTGATATCCCGGCAATGGGCTTCTTCCATGGATTAATGGTTGAGGCAAAGAAAGAAATTTCTGAGAGGTTTGATAATGATGAGAGTCGCTTCAAAGTTGTTTGGGATATCATCGATAAAAGGTGGGACAACAAGCTCAAGACTCCACTACATTTGGCTGGTTACTATTTGAATCCTTACATCTATTaccccaagaagtcagagattgAGCATGATGGATCCTTTAGAGCTGGTGTGATTGAATGCATTACAAAGCTGGTTGAGAATGAAGAAACTCAGGACAATATAATTGAACAGCTCAACACATACCAGGATCAACAAGGGACATTTGGACATGAAATTGCCGTAAGGCAAAGGAGAAACAAGAATTTTAATCCAG CAAAGTGGTGGCTAAACCATGGCACAAGCACACCAAATCTAAGGAAGTTGGCATCAAGAATTCTGAATTTGATCTGCAGTTCATCAGCTTGTGAGAGGAATTGGTCTATTTTTGAACAG GTTCATACAAAGAAGCGCAATAGATTACATCATGATAGGATGAGAGATCTTGTTTTTGTGAAGTTCAACTCCAAACTAAGGAACAAGAGGGAGAGCAAAGGCAAAGATCCTTTGGAGAGGGAATTAGATGATGCTGTGGGTGATAATGAAAATGAATTCATTACTGGTATTGTGCAAGATGGACCATCGCAAGTAGATTCAACACATCTTGTGCCATCGCAACTAGAATCaacaccacaagcacaagtacAGGAAAAAAGGAAGAGAAATGTGCGCCCtaagaagaagaggaaactTAGGAGCCTCCAATCTTTGCTGCATGATGCTCCGGCTGAGCAGTCCTCGTCTGACTCCGAAGATGGTGATGGAGATATTCTAATGGAATCCTCTGAATCTGGAAAGTCTCATTGTGCCACTGATAGTGATGACTGA